The genomic segment TGGTCATAATGACATGGACATTAGCCCCTTCCTTGGTCAGTTCCCGCAGCAGCAGCACCGATTTATAGGCGGCAATCCCACCCGTTACTCCCAGCAGAACTTCTTTCCCATTCAGCATAGGTGTTCCTTGTATCGTTACGGTTGAATATCAAATGCTGTTCTATCGTTGGTGCATTTACATGGCCAGAGTTTGGCCGGTCTGTCAAGTTTTTTATCTTTACGGGTGCTATTCCTTGAAATAATGACGGGGGTCGAGGGCATCCCGAATTCCCTCGCCAAGGAGGTTGTATCCCAGAACGGTTATCAGGATGGCCAAGCCGGGAAAGAGGGAGAGCCACCAGGCGTATTCCAGGTTATCCTTGCCGGCGGTGAGCATGTTGCCCCAACTGGGGGTAGGTGGTTGAACCCCGATGCCGAGAAAACTGAGAGCCGACTCGGTGAGAATGGCGCCGGCCACTCCCAGGGTGGCGGAAACCAGCACCGGGGCCATGGCATTAGGCAGAATGTGCTGCATGATGATCCGGAGGTTGCTGGCTCCCTGGCTGCGGGCGGCAAGGATAAATTCCCGTTCCCTGATGGAAAGTATCTCAGCCCGAATTAGGCGGGCCACTCCCATCCAGCCGGTGATGCCGATGACTGCCATAATGTTCCAGATGCTGGGCTCCAGCATGGCAATGACCGTGAGGATGAGAAAAAAGGAGGGGAAACAGAGCATAAGATCCACCAGGCGCATAATCATTGTGTCGACGATACCGCCGAAGTAGCCGGCCATGGTTCCCAGAAAGGTGCCGATCAGGGTGGCGATGCCAACTGCCACGAACCCGACTTTGAGGGAGATGCGGGCGCCCCAGATCATGCGACTTAAAATGTCTCGTCCCAGCTCATCGGTGCCCAGCAGGTGGTCAGCGCCGGGCGGCAGGAGAATGCTCTGCAGATTGATGGCGCCGGGATCATAGGGGGCAAGCAGTGGGGCTAGAAAAGAAACGGCAAAGAGAACCAGCACGACTGCCATGCCGGCAATCGCCAGTCTGTTGTGCAGCAATCGCTGGCTGAAGGTTGAGGTGTGGTGTGAGACCGTACTATTCATGGTGGCCCACCCGGATGCGTGGATCAACGAGGGCATAAGAGATGTCAGCCAGCAGATTGCCGACCAGGGTCAGGACGGCACCGATGACCAGCGTCCCCATAATCAACGGGTAGTCACGGGCCATGACGGCGCCGTAGAACATCTGTCCCATGCCGGGAATGGCGAAGATGGTTTCAAAGATGACGCTGCCGCCGATCAGGCCGGGAAGGGAAAATCCAAGAATAGTGATGATTGGCATCAGGGCGTTGCGCAGGGCATGTTTGCCGATGACGACCGATTCTTTCAAACCTTTGGCCCGGGCGGTGGTGATATAATCCTGGCGGATGACCTCAAGCATATTGCTGCGCATGTAGCGCGACAAGCCGGCCAGACCGCCAAAGGCGGAAACCAGTACCGGCAGCAGCAGATGACGGGCGCGGTCAATAAAGACAATCCAGAAACCAGCATCAGCAGCATGGGGCGACTGGAGGCCGGAAATGGGCAGCCAGCCAAGATGCACACCAAAAAGAATCATCAGGAGCAGGGCCAGCCAGAAGGTTGGGGTGGCAAAGCCCAGAAAAACAAAGATTGTCAGCAAGCGGTCCCAGAGGGAATGCTGCCGGACGGCGGAAAAAATGCCGATGGGCAGGGCTGCAATAATAATCAGCAGCAGGGAGAGGGCGTTGATGGTCAAAGTAATGGGAATGCGCTCGCGGATCTTATCCCATACCGGCCGGTTGTCCTGGGCAAAGGAGGTGCCCAGGTCGAGTCTGACCACCCGTTTCAGCCAGTTGACATAGCGGATAGGCAGGGGCTTATCAAGGCCGTAATGGATGCGCAGCCGTTCTCTGACTTCCGCAGTCGCTTTGGGATTGAGGTTGGTGAGTAGATCAATGGGCTCACCGGGGGCCAGATTCATCACCAGAAAGGAGATCATGGTGATGCCTACCAGCATCGGGACCATCAAGGCTATTCGTTTGCCAATAAAGACGATCATCTTTGCAACCGGCGCCTACTGGGTGTATTTCTGCAGTGCTTGCGGGACATGCCACTTGATGAAGTTGTGGGAGATGCCTGCCGGTGCCGGTTCAACACCATGGAACCGGGAAGCGATAATCGGCAGCGACTCAGGGACGTACAGAAAAGTATAGGGTTGTTCCTCGGCCAGAATTTCCTGGAAACGGGCATAATATTGCTGCCGCTCCTGCTGGTCAAAGGTGTGCCGGCCTTTTTCCAGCAACAGATCCACTTCGGGGTTTGTGAAGCTGATGAAATTCAGTTCTTTGGCATCAGTTTTTGATGAGTGCCAGATATCATAGATGTCCGGATCCTGACCGGTGGTCCAGCCAAGAATAACGGCCTCAAACTTTTTTTTGTCGATAAACTCATTGATGAAGGCGGACCATTCAATGATCCGAATTTTCATCTCAATGCCAATCTCCTGCAGGCGGCGTTGGATGATGACCGCCGCCTGGGCCCGCAAAGCGTTACCCTGGTTGGTCATCAGCGTAAAGGAGAAAGGACGGCCGTCTTTATCAAGCAGGCCGTCGTTATCCCGGTCCGTCCAACCGGCGTCTTGCAGCAGTTTTTTTGCTTTCTCAGGGTCGTAGAGATAGGTTTTTTCTGGGACATGGTAAAACCAGGTATCAGGTTTGTAGGGGCCGGTAGCTACCTGGCCGTAGCCCAGCAGGACACCATCGATAATTTCCTGTTTATTGATGGCGTAGCTCAATGCCTGCCGGACCCGTTTGTCCTGAAACAGGGGATTGAGCAAGTTGTAACCCAGATAGGTGTAGGAAAAGGAGAGGTAACGGTATTTGTTGAACTGCTCGGCAAACTTTTTGCCGTCGGTCTGCCGGTCATACTGGATGGGGGTGAGTCCCATCCAGTCAAGATTGCCCGCTTTAAGCTCGAGGAACATGGTGGCTGTGTCGGGGATAATCCGGTAGCGGTAACGGTCGATGTAGGGGCGGCCTTCGAAATAATCATGATTGGCCACCAGTTCAATTTTCTCACCGCCCAGCCATTGGGAAAAACAAAACGGGCCGGTGCCGACGGGTTGGCGGGACAGGGGGCTTTTGGTGATGTCCTGACCTTCAAGAAGGTGCTTGGGCAGGATGGCCAGCCCCCAGCTGGACAGTGCCGGGGCAAAGGGAACTGCATAGGTGACTTGAAAGGTGTACGGGTCAAGAACCCGGGCTTCTTTTACCTGCTCAAAGTCGCCGGCATAGGCAGTGGGTGTTTTTGGATCGATGATGGTCCGGTAGGTGAACAGCACATCATCAGCGGTAAAGGGGCTGCCGTCATGCCAGTGCACATCCCGACGCAGATGAAAGGTGATTGTCAAACCATCAGCGGAAATTTCCCATGATTCGGCCAGTTCTCCTTCCAGTTTCAGATTCTTATCGTAGCGAACCAAGCCGTTATATATATAGCCGGCAATCTGGTGGGATGGGCTGTCTGAAGCCAGTAGTGGGATGAGATTGCTGGCGTCGCCAATGGAGCCGACCACAATGGTGTCGCCATAGACCGGCTCTGCTATCTTTCCGGCTGGCGTTTCAGCTGAAGAATGCGCGGTTTTTGCCTTGGTTTCAGCTTCAGGGGTCTGACCGCAGGCGGCAATCAGGACGAACAACACAATGCCCGTCAGGGCAGATAAAACTTTCTTTTTCATAGAGTCTCCCACGATAAACAATTGGCTAAGTAGTAGCGTAATCCGCAGAGCAAAACAAGTGGTTTTTACATCAGAAATCATTGCTGCCAACGGGATGAGCGCTGTTTTTGGAGCAGGGGTGATTGTTTGGCAGCCGGCGAGCCCACAGTAGCCGGGGAGAGGTAGCTGCCGGTATGGATGGTGCGCCGGAGCAGGTTACAGCCACTTTTTCCGGTAGAAGAAGTAGACCATCAGTCCCATGGCCAGTGCCATCAGGAGCAGGATCAGGGGATAGCCATACGACCATTCCAGTTCGGGCATGTGTTTGAAGTTCATGCCGTAGATGCCGGCAACAAAGGTTACCGGAATGAAGATAGTGGCAATGATGGTCAGTACCTGCATGATGGTATTCATGCGGTTACTGAGACTGGAGAGATAGATTTCCATGATGCCGGTGGCCATTTCCCGGTACATTTCCATCAAATCAATCAGCATATTGAGGTTGTCAGACAAGTCACGAAAAAAGGGTAAAACTGCTTTCGAAAACCAGGGAACATCTCCTCGCTGAATTTCAATGACAATCTCTTTAAGAGGCCAGACAGCCTTTCTGGCAAGCATGATATCCTGCTTGAGACCATGGATGATTGGCACCATCTCAGGCTGGGGATCGGCAACAGCTTGAATCTGGAGGTTTTCGAGGGCAGTATCAAGATGGGTCAGACTGAGGAAGTAATGGTCAACAATCAGGTCGATAATGGCGTAGGCGAGGTAGTCCGTGCCCAGTTCTCGAATCCAGCCGCGTTTTTTCCTGATCCGTTCCAGCAGCAGATCAAAGGAGGTCATTTTCTGATTGCTGATGGTGACCAGGAAATGGCTGCCCAGAATCAGGCCGAACTGGCCGATGGTGAGCCGCTTGGAGTGTTCATCCAGCTGGATGACCTTGATGACCATGAATGTGTGGTTAGCAAAGTTTTCTATTTTGGGACGCTGATGGGTGCTGCCCAGATCTTCAAGAACCAAGGCATGAATGCCGAAATGCTTGCCAATTTCCTCCAGTATCCCGGAGTCAGGCAAGCCGGCAACATGCAGCCAGTTGACGGCTGCCGGATCAATGGCCTCGAGACATGCGGCAAGCGGCTGCTCATAGCGTTCCTCAAGGGAGGTTGCCGTATAGGTGAGTAATGATATCCCAGGTGGCTCTGCAACCGTTGTGGTAACGGCAACGGTTCCCGGTGGTTGACCGATCTTGCTGACAGCTTGACGAAGGTGGTTTTTCATAATTTCCCAAGTATGGCACTAACGGGTTGCTGCGTCAATCATTCAAGTGCAATGAACTGCTGAAGAAGACGGGTGCTGGTGAACATGATATCGTAGCATGGCAACGGACGGTATTTCCTCTAATGCCGGTAAAAAAAATCGGCAAGTGCACTATTGTGCAGATTGCCGATTTTCATACTGGTCGGGGCGAGAGGATTTGAACCTCCGACCACCTGAACCCCATTCAGGTACGCTACCAGGCTGCGCTACGCCCCGTTGTGTCATTTTGCTGCAAGCTATCGTGATTGAAGCAATTCCTTTAACTGTTCCAAACCCTCCTTTACCCCGGCCAGAAGATCAGGGCATGGCGGCGGTATTTTTTTGTGTTGTTTGAGCTGATTCAGTTTTTTTCTGGCGCCGGCAACCGTGAAGCCTTCATCATAGAGAAGGCGCTTAATTTCCAATAGCAATTCCAAATCTTTACGCTGGTAGAGACGCTGCTTGGAGTTGCTTTTTTCCGGCGAAACCAGCTCAAACTCAGATTCCCAATAACGTAAAACATAAGGTTTTACGTTAACAATATCGCTCACTTCCCCGATGCGGAAAAAAAGTTTATTGGGTATTCGGCCAGCGTCCATGACAGCTTGTCATCAGCTGTTGTTTATAAGTTTTCGCAGTACGTTGCTGGGTTTGAAACTCAGAACCCGGCGGGCTGAGATGGTAATCTCTTCGCCGGTTTGCGGATTGCGTCCCCGACGAGCATTCTTGTCCCGGATGGTAAAGCTGCCAAAGCCAGAGATCTTGACGTTTTCACCATATTCCAGCTTGTCTTTCATGATTTCAAAAATCATGTCGACAATGCGGGCTGATTCTCGCTTTGACAACCCTACTTTTTCGTAGATCGTTTCAACGATATCCGCCTTGGTCATCGTTAGTCCCCTTTTTTCCCTGTCACACTACATAAAAAATCAGCGTATCTGACCGCTGAAGTCCTGTTTGAGCCTTCTACCTATTTTATCGATAATGGCATTTAGCTTATTATCTGTCAAGGTTTTATTCATATCCTGAAAGGTAATTCTGAAGGCAATGCTTTTTTTGCCGACCGGAATATTGTCACCTTCATAGAGGTCAAAAACGGCGACCTTGACAATCAACCGGTTGATCGCCGATATGGTTTCCATCATTTCCGTTGCAGAAATGCTGCGATCGACCAGCACCGCCAGATCCCGTTCAGCGGCCGGATAACGGGGAATGGGCTGGAATGTCGGGCAAAAATCTGTGGCTGCGATCAGGGGACTGAGCAGCAATTCAAAGACAAAAATTTCCTGATTGCCGGCAAAATGTACCGCCACATCAGGGTGCAGCTGGCCAAAACTGCCGATAAGCTGATCTTCCAGCATGATGGCTGCCGACCGTCCAGGGTGATGGTATGGTTCCGATCCCTTAGCTGAAAAAGAAAAGTGCCGGCCGCATGTTGAGGAAATTTCTTCAATCATTCCCTTCAGATCAAAGAAATCAATATTCTCAGCTGTAGTGTTAAAATGCTGCGGGTAGCGCTTGCCGCTGGCCACTCCGGCCAGACAGAGATCCTCCCGGGGGAGCTTTTCCCCGGCCCGGGCAATATAGGTTTTCCCCAGTTCAAACAGGCGTATATCCCTGGTTTGTACCCGGTAATTGTCAGCCAGATTCGTTAAAAGGGCCGGCAGGAGGGTTGTTCGCATAGCTGACATTTCTTCCGTCAGCGGATTGCGCAGGTAGACCAGCTGCCGACGGTAATCATCGGCGGGGATGGCAAGCCGCTCGAGTGCTTTCGGATTCATGAAGCTATAGTTGATTGCTTCATCGTAGCCGAACGAACGGGCCAGGGATTTAAGGGTGACCGGCAGACGGTCATCATTAAATCCGCTCCCTCCCTGTTCCCGGATGACGGGCAACGTTGTGGGGATTTTATGGTAGCCATAGACCCTGGCAACTTCCTCAATCAGGTCCGCTTCCCGGTCGATATCGAAACGGTATGAGGGAGGGAGGACCGTCTGGCTGGTGTCCGTGGCCTCGACAATCGTAAAGTTGAGCCCGGAAAGAATAGTTCTGACTGTTTCAGCTGTCAGCTCAGTACCCAGCAGCCGGTTGGTATAATCGGTGCGGATGGTGATTGCCGTCGGCTGGTGCGGCAGAGGATGAATATCCAGCCGCTCGGCAACAATCTCCGCCTTGGCCAGCTGAGCCAGCAGTTCAATAGCCCGATCGGCGGCCCGTTCAGTTCCCAGGGGATCAACACCCCGTTCAAAACGGTAGGATGACTCGGTAGAAAGTCCCAGGAGCCGTGATGACCGACGGATTGAGGCCGGCTGAAAATATGCGCTTTCGATTAATATATTTCTGGTTCGGTCGGTGATTTCGGAGTTCAATCCCCCCATAATTCCGGCCACGGCCACCGGCCCCCTGCCGTCACAGATCATCAGGGTATCCTGATCCAGCGGCCGTTCGATTTCATCAAGGGTGACAAAGGTTTTGTCCTGAGCTGCCTTGCGGACAATAATAGTTTGATCGGTCAGCGACTCCAGGTCAAAGGCATGGAGCGGCTGACCAGTTTCCAGCATCACATAGTTGGTGATGTCAACAACATTGTTGATGGACCGGACGCCGGCCGCCTGAAGCCGCTGCTTCATCCAGAGCGGTGAGTCGGCCAGCACGATATTTTTCGCCACCCGACCCACGTAGCGGGGGCACAGGTCGGGATCTTGGATGCTTATGGACACCAGGTCGGCATTCTTCTCGTTGCTTTCGGCATATGTCGGGGTAGGATAGGAGAACTGGCGGTTGAAGAGGGCGGCGATTTCTCTGGCAACCCCGATGACACTCAGGCAGTCGCCCCGATTGGGGGTGATTTCCACTTCAAGAATATGGTCGTCAAGTTCCAGGTAGTGAAAAAGGGGTATGCCCAGCGGTGCGGATTCAGGGAGAATAATAATTCCTGCCGATTCCTCTTCCAGGGCCAACTCAGCAGCGGAACAAAGCATGCCGGAGGAGGAGATTCCCCTGATTTTAGCTTTTTTTATGGTTATGCCGCCCGGCAGCCTGGTGCCAACCGGGGCCATGGCTACATGATCACCTGCTTTCATGTTGGTGGCGCCGCAGATAATCGAAAAACTTTCGCTGCCGTCAAAGACAGTGCAGAGAGAGAGTTTGTCGGCCTGGGGGTGTTTCTCCATCCCGGTGATTTGGGCGGTAACCACACTGGACAGATCCGGGTTGACGGTGGGCATCACCCCGGCAACTTCCAGACCGGACATGGTCAGCCGTTCGGCAGCCTCAGCAGGAGCAATACCTGTAAGGTCAACAAAATCACCTATCCATCGCCAGCTGACGTTCATTGAATATCCTTAAAATTGTTGGAGAAAACGATCATCATTGGTGAAGAAGAGTCGTAGATCATCGATTTGGTAGCGCAGCATGGCCAGTCGTTCAACCCCCATGCCAAAGGCAAAACCGCTGACCGCTTCAGGATCGTAATTGACCGCCTTGTAGACTGCCGGATCGACCATGCCGCATCCCAAAACTTCCAACCAGCCGGTATTGCCGCATACCCGGCAGCCTTTGCCGGCACAGATGACGCAGGCAATGTCGACTTCAGCACTTGGTTCAGTAAAGGGAAAGTAGCTGGGTCGGAAGCGGACCTTGACGTGAGGAGTGAAAAAGAGATGCAGGAATTCGGTGAGCACCCCCTTGAGATCGGCAAAGGTTATGCGGCTGTCCACCATCAACCCTTCAACCTGGTGAAACATGGGGGTATGGGTAAGATCGGAATCACAGCGGTAGACTTTGCCGGGAACAATGACAAATACCGGCGGCTGCTGCTGTTCCATGACTCTAATCTGCACCGGTGAGGTATGGGTGCGCAGGACAACGTCATCACTGACATAGAAGGTGTCCTGCATCTGCCGGGCCGGATGGTCCTGGGGAATATTCAGAGCTTCAAAATTATAGTAATCAAGCTCTACTTCCGGCCCCCTGGCAACCGTAAAACCCATACGAATAAAAATGGCGGTGATGTCATCAATGACCAGCGAGATGGGATGCTGATGGCCGTAAAACTGCCGTCGGCCGGGCAACCCGATGTCAATGGTTCCAGCCATCAACTGATGCTGCCGGGCTTCCAATCCAAGACGCTTCTTAGCTGCTTCCAGATCTGCAGCCAGTTGTTCCTTGATCTCATTGGCCAGCTGTCCCATTGCCGGGCGCTGGTCAGCCGGCAGGGTGCCGAGGGTTTTCAGCAGGGAAGTGATCTCGCCTTTGCGGCCGAGAAATCGGATCCTGACATCCTCTACTTCCTCAACCGTAGCAATGGCGGCCAATGCCTGGCGGGCATCGTCAAGCAGTTGATTAAGCCTGTTTTCCATTACCCCTAGCCGTTAAGCGCCGTGGCAGCCAGATCAACGAATTTGCCAAAAGATGAGGGATCATTAACCGCAATATCCGCCAGGATCTTACGATCAACCTCAACGTTTGCCTTGGTCAGGCCATTGATCAGCCGGCTGTAGGACATGCCGTGCAGTCGGGCGGCGGCATTAATTCTGGTAATCCACAGGGTGCGGAAATCACGTTTTTTGACCCGCCGGTCCCGATAGGCATAATTGAGCGCCCGATCAACGGTTTCCACCGCGTTCCGGTACAGCTTGCTCCGGGCACCACGATAGCCGCGGGCCAACTTCAAAACTTTTTTATGTCGGCGGGTAGCTTTGAACCCACCTTTTACTCTAGGCATTGAAAACTCCTTAGATCATCTGTCGCTACTGTCGCCTTTATGGCACAGGCGGCGACAATCGGTTGTTCCGTCAGTCAGCTACCCGCCTACAGGTAGGGCAGCATCCTGATGATTCCTCTTGCGTTGGACGCATCGACAATCGTCGATTTGCGGAGATTCCGCTTTCTTTTCCTTGATTTGCAGCTCAGGAGATGGCTGGCATAAGCCTTTCTCCGGACAATCTTGCCGGTACCGGTAGTTTTAAAGCGTTTCCGTGCACCGCTGTTTGATTTCATCTTTGGCATTGTTAACTCCTTGTCATCCTACATCAATAGCATATTTATGGCTGGCGCTTCTTTTTAACCGGGGCCAGCACCAGAGACAACTGACGTCCTTCCCGTTGGACCTGCTGCTCCACTACGCCATGCTCTTTAACGGCTTCTACAACCCGTCCCAGCAGTTCAATCCCCTGATCGGTGTAAGCCATCTCCCGGCCGCGAAAACGGATGGTGATTTTAGCTTTATCACCTTCCTCAAGGAACCGGATGACATGCTTGATTTTAAAATTAAAATCATGGGAGTCGGTCCGAGGCCGCATTTTAACTTCTTTAACCTGGATGGTGGTCTGTTTCTTTTTGGCTTCCTGGGCCTTCTTGCTCTGCTGGTACTTAAACTTCCCATAATCCATGATCTTGCAGACTGGTGGATCGGCATTGGGTGATACTTCCACCAGATCAAGCCCTCGCTCACTGGCAATATCCAGCGCTTCATCGATGGTTACAATGCCGAGCTGACTGCTGTTGTCGTCTATGAGCCGGACGCTGCCAACTTTTATCTGTCGATTGACTCGTGTGCGTTCAGTTGCTATGGGAATTTCCTCCTGTTACCTGGCGTTGACATTCCTGCTTGAGGTAGGCGCTGAATTGCTCAACGGTCATGGGCGCCAGATTTTCGCCCTTTTCCCGTTTCCTCGATGTTACGGTGCCATCGGCCACTTCCTGATCGCCAATGATCAGCATGTAAGGCACCTTTTCCATTTGGGCCTCCCTGATTTTGTAGCCCAGTTTCTCATTGCGAAAATCAGTTTCCACCCGGATCTCATCCCGGCGTAATGCTTCAGCGACCAGCCTGCCGTAGGCTATGTGGTCGTCGGTGACCGTCAGCACCTTAACTTGGACCGGTGAAAGCCACAGGGGAAAGGCGCCGGCAAAATGTTCAATGAGAACACCGATAAACCGTTCAATGGACCCCAGAATAACCCTATGGAGCATGACCGGCCGGTGTTTTTCGCCATCGGTGCCAATGTAGCTTAAATCAAAACGTTCCGGGAGGGTGAAGTCACACTGAATAGTGGCGCACTGCCACTGGCGGTTCAAGGCGTCCTTCAGTTTAATGTCAATCTTTGGTCCATAAAAGGCACCGTCGCCAGCGTTGATGTCGTATGCCAGCCGGTTGCGTTCAAGGGCCTGGGTCAAGGCGTTGGTTGCCCGTTCCCAGTCTTCGTCACTGCCGATGGAGTCGGCCGGCCGGGTACTGAGCTCCAAATCAAAAGCAAACCCGAAGACCTGCATGACATCAGCAACGAAAGCAATGACCGCGGTTATTTCATCCTGCAGTTGCTCCGGGGTGCAGATAATATGTGCGTCATCCTGCGTAAACCCCCGGACTCTGAGCAGTCCATGGAGGACGCCTGATTTTTCGTGCCGATAGACAGTCCCAAGCTCAAAATAGCGCTGGGGCAAATCCCGGTAACTGCGAACCTTGGCTTTGTAGATCATCATATGGGCCAGGCAGTTCATCGGCTTAATGCCGTACTCCTGATCCTCGATCCGGGTGAAATACATATTTTCCCGGTAATGATCAAAATGACCGGACTGCTTCCAGAGTTCCTGCTTTAACAGCTGGGGGCCAATGACAATCTGATAGCCACGCTTCAGGTGTTCGCGTTTTTCAAAATCCTCCAGCAGGGTGCGGAGCAAGGCCCCTTTGGGGTGCCAGATGACGAAGCCGGCGCCCACTTCATCCTGGATGCTGAATAGTTCCAGCTCTTTTCCCAGCTTCCGGTGATCCCGGCGCTTGGCTTCTTCCAGCATCGAGAGATGGTTCAGGAGCTGTTCCTTGCCGGGAAAGGCTGTGCCATAAATGCGCTGCAGCATTTTGTTGTGCTCATCACCGCGCCAGTAGGCCCCGGCGACACTCAACAGTTTGACGCAGCCTTTCAGCAGCCCGGTCCTGGGAATATGGGGGCCCCGGCAGAGATCAACAAAATCACCAACCCGATAGAGAGAGATGGTTTCGTCTTCGGGCAGTTCATTGATCAGTTCCATCTTATAAGTTTCACCCAGGGAACTGAACAAAGCCAACGCTTCCTCCCGGCTGACTTCCTGGCGGGAGAAAACCATATTTTTCTTGATCAGCTCCTTCATCTTTTTCTCGATGTTCTTGAGATCATCGGGGGTGAAGGACTGATCGCGGTCAAAATCATAATAAAAGCCATCGTCGATGGCCGGCCCAATAGTAACTTTTACCTCGGGGAACAGGGCTTTAACCGCTTCAGCCATGACATGGGCGGCACTGTGGCGGAGAATGTCCAATCCTTCAGGTGAAGAGGAATCAATCAGTCCAACCTCTTCACCGCCAGCCGGGATGGCAGAGGTGTCCACCAGTCTGCTGCCCACACGGGCGGCAACAATCCGGGATTTAACCCCTGGATGTTGCTCGGCGATGAGCTGGTCCACATTTTTCCCCGTTTCGTCCGCAATGATAACCAGGGTGTTTTCGGCAGATTGTAATGCGACCATTGGTGCTTGCAATGTCCAGCTGACTTCCGTTCGGAATAAAAAATAAAGGCATCGATGCTTCCTGAGGGTCCGATGCCTTGCCTAACATGCCCTGCTTTATGCGAACACAAGGATTGTGTCAATAATGGTAGGCGCAGGCGGTTTTGAACCGCCGACCTCTACCGTGTCAAGGTAGCGCTCTCCCCCTGAGCTATGCGCCTGGATAAAATCTCCCGTTTAAGGGCCTTGTTTGTAAACAATTTTCTATCGCCTTGTCAAGATTTTTTCTTGAAATTAGCGATTCAATTCAACGATTTTCTTAATAAACCAAAGAATCTCCGCTCTGCGCTTCTGATGCTAAGCCAAAACATCAGTATGATTGCTCGAGAACGGTTCGCTGGTGGGAATGGCTATGGTGTGAAAGGTCTCTTTATGCCGGTAAACCGTACCGGTTTGCTGGGAGTGCTGCCTCCGTGCTGCCGGCGTTGGAAAGTGGAGACCCGGCAGGGGACAGAAGACCGCAGACAACCATTATGCTATCCTTAAAATGTCTGAAAAGAACACACGTCCTATGAAGATGGAGACAGCCGTCAATAAAGCAATGTGATGCCGTCAGAACGCATAATGGCTTTGAGGTCTATTTTCGTTGCCACCCGGTGCCTTCGGCGGTATCCTTGAGGATGATGCCGATGGCGGCCAGCCGGTCACGGATGCTATCAGCTGCCGCCCATTGTTTTTCTTTGCGGGCCTGGTTCCGCTGCTCAATCAGCTGCTGGATTTCCTCCTCACTTATGGAGAGTGTTTCTTCATGGCCTTTGCTTTTGAGGAATGCAGCCGGCTCACTTTGCAGGATGCCCAGGATGTCAGCCATTTCTTTGATCTGGGCATGGGCAGTCAGGAGGTCATTGCCATCGTGCAGGTCGTGGTTATCCAGGAAACGGTTGATACATTTGCCGGCGTCAAACAGGCATCCAACTGCTAATGCAGTGTTGAAGTCATCGTCCATGGCAGCGATAAAGCTGTTTTTGATGGCGGCGATTTCATCGGTGAGTGCGGTACGGGTTTTCTCTGGCGACGGGGATGTTCCCCCCGCATTCTGG from the Candidatus Anaeroferrophillus wilburensis genome contains:
- a CDS encoding ABC transporter permease, which translates into the protein MNSTVSHHTSTFSQRLLHNRLAIAGMAVVLVLFAVSFLAPLLAPYDPGAINLQSILLPPGADHLLGTDELGRDILSRMIWGARISLKVGFVAVGIATLIGTFLGTMAGYFGGIVDTMIMRLVDLMLCFPSFFLILTVIAMLEPSIWNIMAVIGITGWMGVARLIRAEILSIREREFILAARSQGASNLRIIMQHILPNAMAPVLVSATLGVAGAILTESALSFLGIGVQPPTPSWGNMLTAGKDNLEYAWWLSLFPGLAILITVLGYNLLGEGIRDALDPRHYFKE
- a CDS encoding ABC transporter permease, whose product is MIVFIGKRIALMVPMLVGITMISFLVMNLAPGEPIDLLTNLNPKATAEVRERLRIHYGLDKPLPIRYVNWLKRVVRLDLGTSFAQDNRPVWDKIRERIPITLTINALSLLLIIIAALPIGIFSAVRQHSLWDRLLTIFVFLGFATPTFWLALLLMILFGVHLGWLPISGLQSPHAADAGFWIVFIDRARHLLLPVLVSAFGGLAGLSRYMRSNMLEVIRQDYITTARAKGLKESVVIGKHALRNALMPIITILGFSLPGLIGGSVIFETIFAIPGMGQMFYGAVMARDYPLIMGTLVIGAVLTLVGNLLADISYALVDPRIRVGHHE
- a CDS encoding peptide-binding protein, whose translation is MKKKVLSALTGIVLFVLIAACGQTPEAETKAKTAHSSAETPAGKIAEPVYGDTIVVGSIGDASNLIPLLASDSPSHQIAGYIYNGLVRYDKNLKLEGELAESWEISADGLTITFHLRRDVHWHDGSPFTADDVLFTYRTIIDPKTPTAYAGDFEQVKEARVLDPYTFQVTYAVPFAPALSSWGLAILPKHLLEGQDITKSPLSRQPVGTGPFCFSQWLGGEKIELVANHDYFEGRPYIDRYRYRIIPDTATMFLELKAGNLDWMGLTPIQYDRQTDGKKFAEQFNKYRYLSFSYTYLGYNLLNPLFQDKRVRQALSYAINKQEIIDGVLLGYGQVATGPYKPDTWFYHVPEKTYLYDPEKAKKLLQDAGWTDRDNDGLLDKDGRPFSFTLMTNQGNALRAQAAVIIQRRLQEIGIEMKIRIIEWSAFINEFIDKKKFEAVILGWTTGQDPDIYDIWHSSKTDAKELNFISFTNPEVDLLLEKGRHTFDQQERQQYYARFQEILAEEQPYTFLYVPESLPIIASRFHGVEPAPAGISHNFIKWHVPQALQKYTQ
- the corA gene encoding magnesium/cobalt transporter CorA, with amino-acid sequence MKNHLRQAVSKIGQPPGTVAVTTTVAEPPGISLLTYTATSLEERYEQPLAACLEAIDPAAVNWLHVAGLPDSGILEEIGKHFGIHALVLEDLGSTHQRPKIENFANHTFMVIKVIQLDEHSKRLTIGQFGLILGSHFLVTISNQKMTSFDLLLERIRKKRGWIRELGTDYLAYAIIDLIVDHYFLSLTHLDTALENLQIQAVADPQPEMVPIIHGLKQDIMLARKAVWPLKEIVIEIQRGDVPWFSKAVLPFFRDLSDNLNMLIDLMEMYREMATGIMEIYLSSLSNRMNTIMQVLTIIATIFIPVTFVAGIYGMNFKHMPELEWSYGYPLILLLMALAMGLMVYFFYRKKWL
- a CDS encoding MerR family transcriptional regulator, with the protein product MDAGRIPNKLFFRIGEVSDIVNVKPYVLRYWESEFELVSPEKSNSKQRLYQRKDLELLLEIKRLLYDEGFTVAGARKKLNQLKQHKKIPPPCPDLLAGVKEGLEQLKELLQSR
- a CDS encoding integration host factor subunit alpha — translated: MTKADIVETIYEKVGLSKRESARIVDMIFEIMKDKLEYGENVKISGFGSFTIRDKNARRGRNPQTGEEITISARRVLSFKPSNVLRKLINNS